In Gymnogyps californianus isolate 813 chromosome 1, ASM1813914v2, whole genome shotgun sequence, the following are encoded in one genomic region:
- the RAP1B gene encoding ras-related protein Rap-1b: MREYKLVVLGSGGVGKSALTVQFVQGIFVEKYDPTIEDSYRKQVEVDAQQCMLEILDTAGTEQFTAMRDLYMKNGQGFALVYSITAQSTFNDLQDLREQILRVKDTDDVPMILVGNKCDLEDERVVGKEQGQNLARQWNNCAFLESSAKSKINVNEIFYDLVRQINRKTPVPGKARKKSSCQLL, from the exons ATGCGTGAATACAAGCTAGTGGTTCTTGGTTCTGGAGGTGTTGGAAAGTCTGCTCTG ACTGTACAGTTTGTTCAAGGAATATTTGTTGAAAAATACGATCCTACGATAGAAGACTCCTACAGAAAG CAAGTTGAAGTAGATGCACAACAGTGTATGCTTGAAATCTTAGATACTGCAGGAACG gaaCAGTTTACAGCAATGAGAGACCTATACATGAAAAACGGACAAGGTTTCGCATTAGTATATTCCATCACAGCACAGTCCACATTTAATGATTTACAGGATCTAAGAGAACAGATTCTTCGAGTCAAAGACACTGATGAT GTGCCTATGATTCTGGTTGGCAATAAGTGTGACTTGGAAGATGAAAGAGTTGTGGGAAAGGAACAAGGTCAGAACCTAGCAAGGCAATGGAATAACTGTGCATTCTTAGAGTCTTCTGCAAAATCAAAGATAAATGTTAATGAG ATCTTTTATGACCTTGTGCGacaaattaacagaaaaactCCAGTGCCTGGAAAAGCACGCAAAAAGTCATCATGTCAGCTACTTTAA